A single genomic interval of Streptomyces sp. 1222.5 harbors:
- a CDS encoding organic hydroperoxide resistance protein — protein MPIQQSDVLYTAVATAENGRDGRVATDDGKLDVVVNPPEEMGGSGAGTNPEQLFAAGYSACFQGALAVVARQEGADVSGSTVTAKVGIGKNDEGFGIIVEISAEIPGVSAEAARDLVEKAHQVCPYSKATRGNISVTLA, from the coding sequence ATGCCCATTCAGCAGTCCGACGTCCTGTACACGGCTGTCGCCACCGCCGAGAACGGCCGGGACGGCCGTGTCGCCACCGACGACGGCAAGCTCGACGTCGTCGTGAACCCGCCCGAGGAGATGGGCGGCAGCGGCGCCGGCACCAACCCGGAGCAGCTGTTCGCCGCCGGCTACAGCGCCTGCTTCCAGGGCGCCCTCGCCGTGGTCGCCCGGCAGGAGGGCGCCGACGTCTCCGGCTCGACCGTCACCGCGAAGGTCGGCATCGGCAAGAACGACGAGGGGTTCGGCATCATCGTGGAGATCTCGGCCGAGATCCCGGGTGTCTCCGCGGAGGCCGCCCGGGACCTGGTCGAGAAGGCGCACCAGGTGTGCCCGTACTCGAAGGCGACGCGGGGGAACATCAGCGTGACGCTGGCCTGA
- a CDS encoding MarR family winged helix-turn-helix transcriptional regulator, giving the protein MSTPSKTHRVDALTMEVVELIGDVVARFYTDYEEAAGEHTLTGPQARLLSLLSVEPLPMRKLAHKLKCEPSNVTGIVDRLETRGLVERRPDPADRRVKLAVATDEGLRVARELREGLRFAREPLAGLSADERRSLRDLLRRMLDA; this is encoded by the coding sequence ATGTCCACCCCATCGAAGACCCACCGTGTCGACGCCCTCACCATGGAGGTCGTCGAGCTGATCGGTGACGTCGTCGCCCGCTTCTACACGGACTACGAGGAGGCGGCCGGCGAGCACACGCTGACCGGCCCGCAGGCCCGGCTCCTCAGCCTGCTCTCCGTGGAGCCGCTGCCCATGCGCAAGCTCGCCCACAAGCTCAAGTGCGAGCCGTCGAACGTGACCGGGATCGTGGACCGCCTGGAGACGCGCGGCCTGGTGGAGCGCCGCCCCGACCCGGCCGACCGCCGGGTGAAGCTGGCCGTGGCCACCGACGAGGGTCTGCGGGTCGCCCGCGAACTGCGCGAGGGCCTGCGCTTCGCCCGCGAGCCCCTGGCCGGCCTCTCCGCCGACGAACGCCGCTCGCTGCGCGACCTCCTGCGCCGCATGCTGGACGCCTGA
- a CDS encoding mandelate racemase/muconate lactonizing enzyme family protein, with amino-acid sequence MRITGISTHVVGTPWRNLTYVQVHTDEGITGVGETRMLGHTDALIGYLREAEANHILGSDPFAAEDLVRRMKYGDYGRAGEIVMSGIAVIETACWDIKGKALGVPVWQLLGGKVTDRVKAYANGWYTTERTPEAYHKAAQEVVERGYKALKIDPFGTGHFELDHDRTLYAVSLIEAVRDAIGPEAELMLEMHGRFSPATAVRLAREMAPFRPAWLEEPVPPENLKALEKVAAKVDIPVATGERIHDRIEFRELFESQAVDIIQPDVGHLGGIWETRKLAATAETHYMLVAPHNVGGSVLTAASLQVGFTSPNFKILEHFNDFADAEIKKVVKGAPEVVDGYFHLSDAPGLGVELDVDAAAEFPQQQARFDLWAEGWEQRKPKDTK; translated from the coding sequence GTGCGCATCACCGGAATCAGCACGCACGTGGTCGGCACGCCGTGGCGCAACCTGACCTACGTCCAGGTGCACACCGACGAGGGCATCACGGGAGTCGGCGAGACCCGGATGCTCGGTCACACCGACGCGCTGATCGGCTACCTGCGGGAGGCCGAGGCCAACCACATCCTCGGTTCGGACCCGTTCGCCGCCGAGGACCTCGTGCGCCGCATGAAGTACGGCGACTACGGGCGGGCCGGCGAGATCGTCATGTCCGGCATCGCGGTGATCGAGACGGCCTGCTGGGACATCAAGGGCAAGGCGCTCGGCGTACCGGTCTGGCAGCTGCTGGGCGGGAAGGTCACTGACCGGGTCAAGGCGTACGCCAACGGCTGGTACACCACCGAGCGGACCCCGGAGGCCTACCACAAGGCGGCGCAGGAGGTCGTCGAGCGCGGCTACAAGGCGCTGAAGATCGACCCGTTCGGCACCGGGCACTTCGAGCTCGACCACGACCGGACCCTGTACGCCGTCTCCCTCATCGAGGCCGTACGCGACGCGATCGGCCCGGAGGCCGAGCTGATGCTGGAGATGCACGGCCGCTTCTCCCCCGCCACCGCCGTCCGGCTGGCCAGGGAGATGGCCCCGTTCAGGCCGGCCTGGCTGGAGGAGCCGGTGCCGCCGGAGAACCTCAAGGCGCTGGAGAAGGTGGCCGCCAAGGTCGACATCCCGGTCGCCACCGGCGAGCGCATCCACGACCGGATCGAGTTCCGCGAGCTGTTCGAGAGCCAGGCCGTGGACATCATCCAGCCCGACGTCGGCCACCTCGGCGGCATCTGGGAGACCCGGAAGCTGGCCGCCACCGCGGAGACCCACTACATGCTGGTCGCCCCGCACAACGTGGGCGGGTCCGTACTGACCGCGGCTTCCCTCCAAGTCGGCTTCACCTCGCCCAACTTCAAGATCCTGGAGCACTTCAACGACTTCGCGGACGCGGAGATCAAGAAGGTGGTCAAGGGCGCCCCGGAGGTCGTCGACGGGTACTTCCACCTGTCCGACGCACCGGGGCTCGGCGTCGAGCTGGACGTCGACGCGGCGGCCGAGTTCCCGCAGCAGCAGGCCCGGTTCGACCTGTGGGCCGAGGGCTGGGAGCAGCGCAAGCCGAAGGACACCAAGTGA
- a CDS encoding serine hydrolase domain-containing protein, with product MTQETTVHGTVAEGFEAVREEFAAFVAGERDDYEGQLCAYLHGRPVVDLWTGEGTAGDSLYGVYSATKGAAHLVTALLVQDGTLELDRKVTYYWPEFAAEGKGALTLRDLLAHRAGLIGTDTGFTPAELADDRVIAERLADQRPFWRPGTAFGCHALVIGALTGEVVRRATGRTVQELYEERIRAPYGLDLHLGLPAAREPRFRSVRPMLPTPAQQALLDGLPAGPHTLAAIAFNRHGTQPTDLEGLANERLIRAKGPASVGGVGSARGLAGMYAAAISEVDGKAPLLKEDTVAEFGQIHSVGHDLVARTHQSFGLGFQATADTWHSFLGAGTIGHSGANGVQSFADPRSGIAYGYTRRRFAFPGGAAPENDRLVAAVHRAALAAR from the coding sequence ATGACGCAGGAGACCACTGTCCACGGCACCGTAGCCGAGGGTTTCGAGGCGGTGCGCGAGGAGTTCGCCGCCTTCGTCGCCGGGGAACGGGACGACTACGAGGGCCAGTTGTGCGCCTACCTCCACGGGCGCCCCGTGGTGGACCTGTGGACGGGAGAGGGCACGGCGGGCGACTCGCTCTACGGTGTCTACTCGGCCACGAAGGGCGCGGCCCACCTGGTCACGGCGCTGCTCGTGCAGGACGGCACGCTGGAACTGGACCGCAAGGTCACCTACTACTGGCCCGAGTTCGCCGCCGAGGGCAAGGGCGCGCTGACCCTGCGGGACCTGCTCGCGCACCGCGCCGGACTGATCGGCACCGACACCGGGTTCACCCCCGCCGAACTGGCCGACGACCGGGTGATCGCCGAGCGCCTCGCCGACCAGCGGCCGTTCTGGCGGCCGGGCACGGCCTTCGGCTGCCACGCCCTGGTGATCGGCGCGCTCACCGGAGAGGTCGTCCGGCGGGCGACGGGCCGTACCGTCCAGGAGCTGTACGAGGAGCGGATCCGCGCCCCCTACGGCCTGGATCTGCACCTCGGCCTGCCCGCCGCGCGCGAGCCGCGCTTCCGTTCCGTCCGGCCGATGCTGCCGACCCCGGCGCAGCAGGCCCTCCTCGACGGGCTGCCGGCCGGTCCGCACACCCTCGCCGCGATCGCCTTCAACCGGCACGGCACCCAGCCGACCGATCTGGAGGGCCTGGCGAACGAGCGGCTGATCCGCGCCAAGGGCCCGGCCTCGGTGGGCGGGGTCGGCTCGGCGCGGGGTCTCGCGGGGATGTACGCGGCGGCGATCAGCGAGGTCGACGGCAAGGCCCCGCTGCTGAAGGAGGACACGGTCGCGGAGTTCGGGCAGATCCACTCCGTCGGCCACGACCTGGTGGCCCGTACGCACCAATCGTTCGGCCTGGGCTTCCAGGCGACCGCCGACACCTGGCACTCCTTCCTCGGCGCCGGCACGATCGGCCACAGCGGCGCGAACGGCGTCCAGTCCTTCGCCGACCCGCGCAGCGGCATCGCCTACGGCTACACCCGGCGCCGGTTCGCCTTCCCGGGCGGCGCGGCCCCGGAGAACGACCGCCTGGTGGCGGCGGTGCACCGGGCCGCCCTGGCCGCGCGCTAG
- a CDS encoding EI24 domain-containing protein has translation MRDLGAGFGYLVKGQRWVARHGRSYGFGLLPGLITLVLYAGALVALAVWGEDGVVWATPFADDWSSPWQGLFRGFLTAVLFALGLLLAVLTFTAVTLLVGQPFYENLSEQVDADVSPDGTAPRSDLPLWRELWISGRDSLRVLVRALVWGVLLFALGFLPFVGQTAVPVLGFFVTGFFLTEELAAVALQRRGVELRSRLALLRSRKTLVWGFGTPLGLAFLVPFVAVFLMPGAVAGATLLARDLLGEENADDDSGARDGRPDAEGVSR, from the coding sequence ATGCGCGATCTCGGGGCGGGGTTCGGTTACTTGGTGAAGGGCCAGCGGTGGGTGGCCCGGCACGGGCGCAGCTACGGCTTCGGCCTGCTGCCCGGTCTGATCACGCTCGTGCTCTACGCGGGGGCGCTGGTGGCGCTCGCCGTGTGGGGCGAGGACGGCGTCGTCTGGGCGACCCCGTTCGCCGACGACTGGTCCAGCCCCTGGCAGGGCCTGTTCCGCGGCTTCCTCACGGCCGTCCTGTTCGCGCTCGGACTGCTGCTGGCCGTGCTCACCTTCACCGCCGTCACCCTGCTGGTCGGCCAGCCCTTCTACGAGAACCTGTCGGAGCAGGTCGACGCCGACGTCTCGCCCGACGGCACCGCCCCGCGCTCCGACCTCCCGCTCTGGCGCGAACTGTGGATCTCCGGCCGCGACAGCCTGCGCGTCCTCGTCCGGGCCCTGGTGTGGGGCGTGCTGCTCTTCGCCCTCGGCTTCCTGCCGTTCGTCGGCCAGACCGCCGTACCGGTGCTCGGCTTCTTCGTCACCGGCTTCTTCCTCACCGAGGAACTGGCCGCCGTAGCCCTGCAGCGCCGGGGTGTCGAACTGCGCTCCCGGCTCGCCCTGCTCCGCTCCCGCAAGACCCTGGTCTGGGGCTTCGGCACCCCCCTGGGTCTCGCCTTCCTGGTCCCGTTCGTCGCGGTGTTCCTGATGCCGGGCGCGGTGGCGGGCGCCACCCTCCTCGCCCGCGACCTGCTGGGCGAGGAGAACGCCGATGACGACTCCGGAGCCCGGGACGGCCGGCCCGACGCGGAGGGCGTCAGCCGGTGA
- a CDS encoding zinc-binding dehydrogenase, with product MSWPGSRVVVEAPGVHRVEEHTPRQPGPGEALVAVHAVGICGSDREVYQGNRPEGYVRYPLTPGHEWSGTVRAVGAGVPVTLVGRKVVGEGFRNCQVCDRCHAGETTLCTDGYEETGFTQPGAMAATLTLPARLLHVLADDADLTAAALLEPAACVAAAALKAGARPGERVAVVGTGTLGMFAVQFLKAVSPGELLVVGTGRDREALSRGHGATDFRTRDQELPGDFDVVVETAGSASAARTAASLLRRGGRLVLTGIPAPGADGLDPTDLVVRQLEVHTVFGAPPDAWAHTVRVFGAGLLDPLPLVTHELPLTEFSQAIELVGAGDPKVGKVLLRP from the coding sequence GTGAGTTGGCCGGGCTCGCGGGTCGTCGTCGAGGCGCCGGGCGTCCACCGGGTCGAGGAGCACACGCCCCGGCAGCCCGGTCCGGGCGAGGCGCTGGTGGCCGTGCACGCGGTCGGCATCTGCGGCAGCGACCGCGAGGTGTACCAGGGCAACCGGCCAGAGGGGTACGTGCGTTACCCGCTCACCCCCGGACACGAGTGGTCCGGCACGGTCCGGGCCGTGGGCGCCGGAGTCCCCGTGACGCTGGTCGGCCGCAAGGTCGTCGGCGAGGGTTTCCGGAACTGCCAGGTCTGCGACCGCTGCCACGCGGGCGAGACCACGCTGTGCACGGACGGCTACGAGGAGACCGGCTTCACCCAGCCGGGCGCCATGGCCGCGACGCTCACCCTGCCGGCCCGGCTGCTGCACGTCCTCGCGGACGACGCCGACCTCACCGCGGCCGCCCTGCTGGAGCCGGCCGCCTGTGTGGCCGCCGCGGCGCTGAAGGCCGGCGCCCGGCCGGGCGAGCGGGTCGCGGTGGTCGGCACCGGCACGCTCGGGATGTTCGCCGTGCAGTTCCTGAAGGCCGTCTCGCCCGGGGAACTACTGGTGGTGGGCACCGGACGGGACCGTGAGGCGCTGTCCCGGGGTCACGGGGCCACGGACTTCCGGACCCGGGACCAGGAACTCCCCGGCGACTTCGACGTGGTGGTCGAGACCGCCGGGTCCGCGTCGGCCGCGCGCACCGCCGCCTCCCTGCTCAGGCGGGGCGGACGGCTCGTCCTGACCGGCATCCCGGCACCCGGCGCGGACGGCCTAGACCCGACCGACCTCGTCGTACGGCAGCTGGAGGTGCACACCGTCTTCGGGGCGCCGCCGGACGCCTGGGCGCACACCGTGCGGGTGTTCGGCGCCGGACTGCTGGACCCGCTGCCGCTCGTCACGCACGAGCTGCCGCTGACCGAGTTCTCGCAGGCCATCGAGTTGGTCGGGGCCGGCGACCCCAAGGTGGGCAAGGTGCTGCTCCGCCCCTAG
- a CDS encoding TetR/AcrR family transcriptional regulator: MSYGDVMNARVRSEERRAEIVGAALEVIAERGYRGASLSAVAERVGLTQQGLLHHFPTKDALLVAVLQERDRWDAVPDTRWRMDLLVSLVEYNAMRPAIVQTFSALLGESVTEGHPARAYFTERYAGVRASMTAVLRAEYGDRLPSGLTPERTAPLLVAVMDGLQYQWLLDPESVDMPGAFRDFLHLLGEPVD, encoded by the coding sequence ATGTCGTACGGTGACGTCATGAACGCGAGGGTCAGGAGCGAGGAGCGGCGTGCGGAGATCGTCGGGGCGGCCCTGGAGGTGATCGCCGAGCGCGGCTACCGCGGGGCGAGCCTGAGCGCGGTGGCCGAGCGGGTGGGGCTGACCCAGCAAGGGCTGCTGCACCACTTCCCCACCAAGGACGCCCTGCTGGTGGCCGTGCTCCAGGAGCGGGACCGGTGGGACGCGGTGCCCGACACCCGGTGGCGGATGGACCTGCTGGTCTCGCTAGTCGAGTACAACGCGATGCGCCCGGCGATCGTCCAGACCTTCTCGGCGCTGCTCGGCGAGAGCGTGACGGAGGGGCATCCGGCGCGGGCGTACTTCACGGAGCGCTACGCGGGGGTCCGCGCGAGCATGACGGCCGTGCTGCGCGCGGAGTACGGCGACCGGCTGCCGAGCGGCCTCACCCCCGAGCGCACCGCGCCGCTCCTGGTGGCGGTGATGGACGGTCTGCAGTACCAGTGGCTGCTGGACCCGGAGTCCGTCGACATGCCGGGCGCCTTCCGCGACTTCCTGCACCTGCTGGGCGAGCCGGTGGACTGA
- a CDS encoding pyroglutamyl peptidase: MTTRRVRLGLLGLALLTGLCGLSGPTATASSAPAPAAPSPTTEEQRLDRAVPREILRRSGFGDVAPRFGRELERAHSYAEARSLVAREGAALWRRAVDRAQGRGPAGGDLSRDDDRPLYWARLELTRAVRTWEPGFGLTDRDRAALLDRLERGSRGQDGIRYPAKGHLRRVLLTGFDPFTLDRDIRISNPSGATALALDGTVIETPEGPARVETAVFPVRWADFAAGTVERTLRPYLPRVDLFTTVSQGRAGRFDVERTNGAWRGGFPDNDDVSRTETVPVADPASQPQWTSTTLPYAAVVAARTGRFPVYDHTEVTEIPAGGTAAVVRPDGPTAGSTARAGGGGDYLSNEIAYRATLLRDRLGLHDTLPGGHVHTPVLQFGAGNTDPATGTVTDPEFVRNRLDIIGQVRSIVAVALGATERTRG; this comes from the coding sequence GTGACAACCCGACGCGTTCGCCTCGGTCTGCTCGGACTGGCCCTGCTGACCGGGCTGTGCGGCCTGTCCGGACCCACCGCCACGGCATCGTCCGCCCCGGCGCCCGCGGCCCCCTCCCCCACGACGGAGGAGCAGCGGCTCGACCGCGCCGTGCCGCGGGAGATCCTGCGCCGCTCGGGGTTCGGCGACGTGGCCCCGCGGTTCGGCCGGGAGCTTGAGCGCGCGCACTCCTACGCCGAGGCCCGGAGCCTCGTCGCACGGGAGGGCGCCGCGCTGTGGCGGCGGGCCGTGGACCGGGCGCAGGGCCGGGGCCCGGCGGGCGGCGACCTCAGCCGGGACGACGACCGGCCGCTGTACTGGGCGAGGCTGGAGCTGACGCGTGCCGTGCGCACCTGGGAGCCGGGATTCGGGCTCACCGACCGGGACCGGGCGGCCCTGCTGGACCGGCTGGAGCGCGGCTCGCGCGGCCAGGACGGCATCCGCTACCCGGCGAAGGGGCATCTGCGGCGGGTGCTGCTCACCGGGTTCGACCCGTTCACCCTGGACCGGGACATCCGGATCTCCAACCCGTCCGGGGCCACCGCGCTCGCGCTGGACGGCACGGTGATCGAGACGCCCGAGGGCCCGGCGCGCGTCGAGACGGCCGTGTTCCCCGTGCGCTGGGCGGACTTCGCGGCCGGCACGGTGGAGCGGACGCTGCGGCCGTATCTGCCGCGGGTGGATCTGTTCACCACCGTCAGCCAGGGCAGGGCCGGCCGGTTCGACGTCGAGCGCACCAACGGCGCGTGGCGGGGCGGGTTCCCGGACAACGACGACGTCTCGCGCACGGAGACCGTGCCGGTCGCCGATCCGGCCTCGCAGCCGCAGTGGACGAGCACGACCCTGCCGTACGCCGCCGTGGTCGCCGCGCGCACGGGCCGCTTCCCGGTGTACGACCACACGGAGGTGACGGAGATCCCGGCCGGAGGCACCGCCGCGGTCGTACGGCCCGACGGGCCGACCGCCGGCTCCACGGCCCGGGCCGGGGGCGGCGGCGACTACCTCTCCAACGAGATCGCCTACCGGGCCACGCTGCTGCGGGACCGCCTCGGTCTGCACGACACCCTGCCCGGCGGCCATGTGCACACACCGGTGCTGCAGTTCGGCGCCGGCAACACCGATCCGGCGACCGGCACGGTCACCGACCCGGAGTTCGTGCGCAACCGGCTCGACATCATCGGCCAGGTGCGGTCGATCGTGGCCGTGGCGCTCGGTGCGACGGAGCGGACACGGGGCTGA
- a CDS encoding glycoside hydrolase family 3 protein — protein sequence MRGTRRTQRGGTAVTETDERRADQARETVVEAALRRLDLDTKTRLLAGQDMWTLPAVPGIGLESLVMSDGPIGVRGVRWTADDPSVALPSPTALAASWDPELARRAGVLLAQEARRKGVHVLLAPTVNLHRSPLGGRHFECYSEDPYLTGRIGTGYVTGVQSGGVGTTVKHFVGNDAETDRFTVNNLIPERVLRELYLAPFEAIVENARPWGVMTAYNSVNGTTMTEHRHLVGDVLRGEWGFDGCNVSDWTAARDTVGAIEGGLDVAMPGPGTVYGEALARAVRGGRVAEATVDAAVRRVLRLAARVGILRGAEPVVTEPPAPVYGEALAREIARRSFVLVRNERGALPLRAGTVALIGAAARDARILGGGSATVFPARVVSPLDGLTAALPEGTLGYAVGADPATELAVAERGFALRAVCRDTGGTVIGTRSAPGGLIQWMGSDLPDGVTHDRLHSIELTGTFTPRESGPHTFGIKGVGGFTLAVDGTTYYDDVQRPDKDAPFEALFGAPVPRAQVELTAGEPVDVSLTHVVRLPDGLPMKVVTFAFAHAEPQRDPDELIAEAVEAARDADTAVVVVATTDRVESEGFDRTDLRLPGRQDDLVRAVAAANPNTVVVVNSGSPVELPWRDEVAAVLLGWFPGQEGGAALADVLTGAHEPGGRLPTTWGALADAPVTQVVPADGELPYTEGLLIGHRAWEKAGRTPVYPFGHGLGYTDWTYESLDVEGTTARVRVRNTGERPGREVVQIYLSPAEPDAGRPARWLAGFAAAEAGPGESVEVTVELPRRTFEVWDDTAKSWAFVKGSYEIAVGRSAGDHRLSAPINV from the coding sequence ATGAGAGGCACCCGACGGACTCAGCGAGGAGGCACCGCCGTGACGGAGACGGACGAGCGGCGAGCGGACCAGGCCCGGGAGACGGTCGTGGAGGCGGCGCTGCGGCGGCTCGACCTCGACACCAAGACCCGGCTGCTGGCCGGCCAGGACATGTGGACCCTGCCCGCCGTGCCCGGGATCGGCCTGGAGTCCCTGGTCATGTCGGACGGCCCGATCGGGGTCCGGGGGGTGCGCTGGACGGCCGACGACCCCTCCGTCGCGCTGCCCTCGCCGACCGCGCTCGCCGCCTCCTGGGATCCGGAACTCGCCCGCCGGGCCGGCGTGCTGCTCGCCCAGGAGGCCCGCCGCAAGGGCGTCCACGTGCTGCTCGCGCCCACGGTCAACCTGCACCGCTCCCCGCTCGGCGGCCGGCACTTCGAGTGCTACAGCGAGGACCCGTACCTGACCGGCCGGATCGGCACCGGCTACGTCACCGGCGTCCAGTCCGGCGGCGTCGGCACCACGGTCAAGCACTTCGTCGGCAACGACGCCGAGACGGACCGCTTCACCGTGAACAACCTGATCCCCGAACGGGTCCTGCGCGAGCTGTACCTGGCCCCCTTCGAGGCCATCGTGGAGAACGCCCGCCCCTGGGGCGTCATGACCGCCTACAACTCGGTCAACGGCACCACGATGACCGAACACCGCCACCTGGTCGGTGACGTCCTGCGCGGCGAATGGGGCTTCGACGGCTGCAACGTCTCCGACTGGACGGCCGCCCGCGACACGGTCGGCGCCATCGAGGGCGGCCTGGACGTCGCCATGCCCGGCCCCGGGACCGTCTACGGCGAGGCCCTCGCCCGGGCCGTACGAGGCGGCAGGGTCGCCGAGGCCACCGTCGACGCGGCCGTCCGCCGGGTGCTGCGCCTCGCCGCCCGCGTGGGCATCCTGCGGGGCGCCGAACCGGTCGTCACCGAGCCGCCCGCGCCGGTCTACGGCGAGGCCCTGGCCCGCGAGATCGCCCGCCGCTCCTTCGTCCTCGTCCGCAACGAGCGCGGCGCGCTCCCGCTGAGGGCGGGCACGGTGGCCCTGATCGGCGCCGCCGCCCGCGACGCCCGCATCCTCGGCGGCGGCTCCGCCACCGTCTTCCCGGCCCGCGTCGTCTCCCCGCTCGACGGCCTCACCGCCGCCCTCCCCGAGGGCACCCTCGGCTACGCCGTCGGAGCCGACCCCGCCACCGAACTCGCCGTGGCCGAACGCGGCTTCGCCCTGCGCGCCGTCTGCCGGGACACAGGCGGCACCGTCATCGGCACCCGCTCCGCACCCGGCGGCCTGATCCAGTGGATGGGCTCCGACCTCCCCGACGGCGTCACCCACGACCGCCTCCACAGCATCGAGCTGACCGGCACCTTCACCCCGCGCGAGTCAGGGCCGCACACCTTCGGCATCAAGGGCGTCGGCGGTTTCACCCTCGCCGTGGACGGCACCACGTACTACGACGACGTCCAGCGCCCCGACAAGGACGCGCCCTTCGAGGCACTCTTCGGCGCACCCGTGCCGCGCGCCCAGGTGGAACTCACCGCGGGCGAACCGGTCGACGTCTCCCTCACCCATGTCGTCCGGCTGCCCGACGGCCTCCCCATGAAGGTCGTCACCTTCGCGTTCGCCCACGCCGAGCCGCAGCGCGACCCCGACGAGCTGATCGCCGAGGCCGTCGAGGCCGCCCGCGACGCCGACACGGCCGTGGTCGTGGTCGCCACCACCGACCGCGTGGAGTCCGAGGGCTTCGACCGCACCGACCTGCGGCTGCCCGGCCGCCAGGACGACCTGGTCCGCGCCGTCGCCGCCGCCAACCCGAACACCGTCGTCGTCGTGAACTCCGGCTCCCCGGTGGAACTGCCCTGGCGCGACGAGGTCGCCGCCGTCCTGCTCGGCTGGTTCCCCGGCCAGGAGGGCGGCGCCGCCCTCGCGGACGTCCTCACCGGCGCCCACGAGCCCGGCGGCCGGCTCCCGACCACCTGGGGCGCCCTCGCCGACGCCCCGGTCACCCAGGTCGTCCCGGCCGACGGCGAACTGCCGTACACCGAAGGACTCCTCATCGGCCACCGCGCCTGGGAGAAGGCGGGCCGCACCCCGGTGTACCCCTTCGGTCACGGCCTCGGCTACACCGACTGGACCTACGAGTCCCTCGACGTCGAGGGCACCACGGCCCGCGTCCGCGTCCGCAACACCGGCGAGCGGCCCGGCCGGGAGGTCGTCCAGATCTACCTGTCCCCGGCCGAGCCCGACGCCGGGCGTCCGGCCCGCTGGCTGGCCGGCTTCGCCGCCGCCGAGGCCGGCCCCGGTGAGAGTGTCGAAGTGACCGTGGAACTTCCGCGCCGTACCTTCGAGGTCTGGGACGACACGGCGAAGTCGTGGGCGTTTGTGAAGGGTTCGTACGAGATCGCCGTCGGACGGTCCGCCGGCGACCACAGGCTCTCCGCGCCGATTAACGTCTGA
- a CDS encoding NADP-dependent oxidoreductase produces MSESPALPAVSREWHLLSRPVGWPKPEDFALVEAPVPTPGEGQVLVRNTYVSVDPYMRGRMSAAKSYAAPYELGKAMQGGAVGEVVASNAEGLSVGDHVLHFFGWREYAALDAQHAVKVDASAAPLSTYLGVLGMTGLTAYAGLLRTASFKEGDVVFVSGAAGAVGSQVGQIAKLKGASRVIGSAGSDEKVKLLVEEYGFDAAFNYKNGPVAEQLREAAPDGIDVYFDNVGGDHLEAAIGSLNQGGRIAVCGMISVYNNTEPAPGPRNLARLIQTRGRIEGFLVGDHYDLQQQFVQEVGPWVASGALKYRETVVEGIENNLEAFLGVLRGDNTGKMIVKL; encoded by the coding sequence ATGTCCGAGTCCCCCGCACTTCCCGCCGTAAGCCGCGAGTGGCACCTGCTCAGCCGCCCGGTCGGCTGGCCGAAGCCCGAGGACTTCGCCCTCGTCGAGGCGCCCGTCCCGACCCCGGGCGAGGGCCAGGTGCTGGTGCGGAACACGTACGTCTCCGTCGACCCGTACATGCGGGGCCGGATGTCGGCCGCGAAGTCGTACGCCGCGCCCTACGAGCTGGGCAAGGCCATGCAGGGCGGCGCGGTGGGCGAGGTCGTCGCCTCGAACGCCGAGGGCCTCTCCGTCGGCGACCACGTCCTGCACTTCTTCGGCTGGCGCGAGTACGCGGCCCTGGACGCGCAGCACGCCGTCAAGGTCGACGCCTCGGCCGCGCCGCTGTCGACGTACCTCGGCGTGCTCGGCATGACCGGCCTGACCGCGTACGCCGGACTGCTGCGCACCGCCTCCTTCAAGGAGGGCGACGTGGTGTTCGTCTCCGGCGCCGCGGGGGCCGTGGGCAGCCAGGTCGGGCAGATCGCCAAGCTCAAGGGCGCCTCCCGGGTCATCGGCTCGGCCGGCTCCGACGAGAAGGTCAAGCTGCTGGTGGAGGAGTACGGCTTCGACGCCGCCTTCAACTACAAGAACGGCCCGGTGGCCGAGCAGCTGCGCGAGGCCGCGCCCGACGGCATCGACGTCTACTTCGACAACGTCGGCGGCGACCACCTGGAGGCGGCCATCGGCTCCCTCAACCAGGGCGGCCGGATCGCGGTCTGCGGCATGATCTCGGTCTACAACAACACCGAGCCCGCCCCCGGCCCGAGGAACCTCGCCCGCCTGATCCAGACCCGCGGCCGCATCGAGGGCTTCCTGGTCGGCGACCACTACGACCTCCAGCAGCAGTTCGTCCAGGAGGTCGGCCCCTGGGTCGCCTCGGGCGCGCTGAAGTACCGCGAGACGGTCGTCGAGGGCATCGAGAACAACCTGGAGGCGTTCCTCGGCGTCCTGCGCGGCGACAACACCGGCAAGATGATCGTCAAGCTCTGA